Proteins from a single region of Kwoniella dendrophila CBS 6074 chromosome 4, complete sequence:
- a CDS encoding acetolactate synthase, small subunit has translation MSARALSSSSIRGRAFSAVRWSSSTAPVQAKGPAAPKPIDDSTSALDYKIHKTARRLPHLATPNPRTPSAEEAVTNILYNTPPPSNEPYKRHLLNCLVQNEPGVLSRVSGILAGRGFNIDSLVVCQTEIRDLSRMCIVLKGQDGVVEQARRQLEDLVPVWAVLDYTKTSIIERELLLAKVSILGPEFADAQLSNSVPDQSFENALENVQPPSFVPAEGHQQQSQDTKLQREQALARSFEDSDQQQQHSQQQSSSSSSSYLYPSRQQQQQHVSASEALIAKNLHLSAIKTLADQFKGRVVDVAENSCIVELTAKSSRIDNFLSLMRPFGVLEAARSGVMVLPRTPIPRYGEEDDVVAEKEEVDLSMLPPG, from the exons ATGTCAGCTAGAGCGTTATCTTCCTCCTCTATAAGGGGTAGAGCTTTTTCAGCTGTGAGATGgtcttcttcaacagctcCCGTTCAAGCTAAAGGTCCTGCTGCACCAAAACCAATTGATGACAGTACAAGTGCTTTAGATT ATAAAATTCATAAAACAGCTAGAAGACTCCCTCATCTCGCTACACCTAATCCTAGAACACCTTCTGCCGAAGAAGCAGTAACAAACATCTTATACAATACTCCTCCTCCTTCCAATGAACCATACAAAAG ACATTTACTCAACTGTTTAGTACAAAATGAACCTGGTGTACTTTCAAGAGTTTCAGGTATTTTAGCTGGTAGAGGTTTCAACATTG ACTCCCTTGTCGTATGTCAAACTGAAATTAGAGATTTATCAAGAATGTGTATCGTCTTAAAAGGTCAAGATGGTGTCGTTGAACAAGCCAGAAGACAATTAGAGGACTTG GTTCCCGTATGGGCAGTATTAGACTACACAAAAACATCAATCATTGAAAGAGAATTATTATTAGCAAAAGTATCAATCTTAGGACCTGAATTTGCTGATgcacaattatcaaattctgtacctgatcaatcatttgaaaatgctttagaaaatgtacaaccaccttcatttgTACCTGCCGAAggtcatcaacaacaatctcAAGATACAAAATTACAAAGAGAACAAGCATTAGCaagatcatttgaagattctgatcaacaacaacaacattcacaacaacaatcatcatcatcatcatcatcatatttatatcCTTCcagacaacaacaacaacaacatgtttcagcttcagaagCTTTAATTGCTAAAAATTTACATTTATCAGCAATTAAAACTTTAGCAGATCAATTTAAAGGTAGAGTTGTAGATGTTGCAGAAAATAGTTGTATCGTAGAATTAACTGcgaaatcatcaagaatagATAATTTCTTAAGTTTAATGAGACCTTTCGGTGTTTTAGAAGCTGCTAGATCAG GTGTTATGGTTCTTCCAAGAACCCCAATTCCAAGATacggtgaagaagatgacgttgtagctgaaaaagaagaggttgatTTATCCATGCTTCCACCTGGATAG
- a CDS encoding glycerol kinase yields the protein MSRQNNLPGLQDLQMSTMKNPSPLANSGTGSGQNSGYTTPGGFPPVFETSPQVSPANSRRPSISGISAPVPRRLSEVASGRPSFSQQYSQQSQSQPQPPPMQHHVSYFSGGGGNPPPTAGGGGGSGPPSGPGSAYGGGASLSRRGSTASFMSSGPRPIQRADYSGPNTPSLLSRAGSPTLPLGNEHTQAPRSFFEGAGGFSALDSNRELRQGQFIGSLDCGTTSTRFIVFDKRAKIIAEHQTEFEQILPHAGWHEHDPEALVDAMTECINKAVEKLEWMGWSRKSVKGIGITNQRETTVCWSRTTGKPLCNAIVWDDSRTLGVVREYEKKLEEEGLDIDDEEEDLKGVPENVEIGTGGEDAAFGEKGDVVVEKEDGTQELEPESTKAKQDGLVEKVGEKLENLGLAENQSQPNGNQSEHKPKTQVNGDDKTPQQVHKKRKGKEGIVDVTGIPLSTYFSAIKLRWMLDHNRDVHEAHENDDLMFGTVDTWLVYALTGREQGGLHIMDVTNASRTLLISLKTLQWHPPLLRFFGIKPSVLPKIVSSSEIYGTISELCETSLTTVPIAGIVGDQQAALVGNKCLRKGEAKCTFGTGAFVLFNTGEECVRSNYGLISTVAFQAGPDAKPVYALEGSIAVAGSAIKWLRDQINLIEESSDMDILAGSVADTGGVYFVTAFSGLLAPYWDREASGTIIGLTSYTTSAHIARATLEAVCFQTRAVLDVIEKESETKLETLKVDGGVTNSDLAMQLQANIGGFNVARPAMRESTALGSALLAANALKLFGWDLNKPETLADVNTAGVHIFEPELPEKDRLKALKGWEKAVNRARKWHEEGDEEEEEERYEEERGLSRLPSRDH from the exons ATGTCTCGACAAAATAACCTTCCAGGTTTGCAAGATTTGCAAATGTCTACTATGAAaaatccttcacctttagctaataGTGGTACAGGAAGTGGACAGAACAGTGGATATACTACACCAGGTGGATTTCCACCAGTATTTGAAACTTCACCTCAAGTCTCACCTGCAAATTCTAGACGaccttcaatttcaggtatATCAGCACCTGTTCCAAGAAGATTATCTGAAGTAGCTTCTGGTAGACCATCATTTTCCCAACAATACtctcaacaatcacaatccCAACCACAACCTCCTCCAATGCAACATCACGTCTCATACTttagtggtggtggtggtaatccACCTCCTacagcaggtggtggtggtggaagtGGTCCACCTTCCGGACCCGGAAGTGCATATGGTGGCGGTGCCTCATTATCAAGAAGAGGTTCAACAGCATCTTTTATGTCTTCAGGTCCAAGACCAATTCAAAGAGCAGATTATTCAGGTccaaatacaccttctttactttctAGAGCAGGTTCACCTACACTTCCGTTAGGTAATGAACATACTCAAGCTCCAAGATCTTTCTttgaaggtgcaggtggtttcAGTGCTTTAGATAGTAACAGAGAACTTAGACAAGGTCAATTTATCGGTTCATTGGATTGTGGTACAAC CTCAACTCGTTTCATTGTCTTCGACAAACGAGCGAAAATTATCGCAGAACATCAAACGGAATTTGAACAAATTTTACCTCACGCCGGTTGGCACGAGCATGACCCTGAAGCCCTCGTTGACGCTATGACTGAATGTATCAACAAAGCTgttgaaaaattagaatgGATGGGTTGGTCGAGAAAGAGTGTGAAGGGTATTG GTATTACCAACCAAAGAGAAACTACAGTATGTTGGTCAAGAACCACTGGTAAACCATTATGTAATGCCATTGTATGGGATGATTCAAGAACTTTAGGTGTTGTAAGAGaatatgaaaagaaattggaagaagagggattagatattgatgatgaagaagaagatttgaaaggtgtacctgaaaatgttgaaattggtacaggtggtgaagatgcaGCATTTGGTGAAAAAGGCGATGTAgtagttgaaaaagaagatggtacaCAAGAACTCGAACCTGAATCTactaaagctaaacaagatggtttagttgaaaaagtcggtgaaaaattagaaaatttaggtttagctgaaaatcaatcacaacCAAATGGAAATCAATCCGAACATAAACCTAAAACTCAAGTTAACGGTGATGACAAAACTCCTCAACAAGTCcataagaaaagaaaaggtaaagaaggtatcgTTGATGT TACCGGTATCCCCCTTTCTACCTATTTCTCAGCTATTAAACTTAGATGGATGTTAGATCATAATAGAGATGTGCATGAAGCTCacgaaaatgatgatttgatgtttGGTACTGTTGATACTTGGCTTGTATAC GCACTTACAGGTAGAGAACAAGGAGGATTACATATAATGGATGTTACAAATGCTTCTAGAACATTATTGATTTCATTAAAAACTTTACAATGGCATCCACCTTTATTAAGATTTTTTGGAATCAAACCTTCTGTATTACCAAAAattgtatcatcatcagaaattTACGGTACAATTTCAGAATTATGTGAAACTTCTTTAACTACAGTACCAATTGCTGGTATTGTAGGTGATCAACAAGCTGCTTTGGTTGGAAATAAATGTTTAAGAAAAGGTGAAGCAAAATGTACTTTTGGTACAGGTGCTTTTGTTTTATTCAACacaggtgaagaatgtgTTAGATCAAATTATGGTTTGATTTCAACTGTCGCTTTCCAAGCTGGTCCAGACGCTAAACCCGTTTACGCATTAGAAGGTTCTATCGCAGTTGCTGGATCTGCTATTAAATG GCTCAGAGATCAAATTAACTTGATTGAAGAATCTTCAGATATGGATATTCTTGCTGGTTCAGTCGCCGATACAGGTGGTGTCTATTTCGTCACTGCTTTCAGTGGTTTACTTGCTCC TTATTGGGACAGAGAAGCTTCAGGTACAATTATCGGTTTGACCTCATATACCACTTCAGCACATATTGCAAGAGCTACATTAGAAGCTGTATGTTTCCAAACTAGAGCCGTTTTAGATGTCATTGAAAAGGAAAGTGAAACTAAACTGGAAACATTGaaagttgatggtggtgtaacaaattcagatttagCAATGCAATTGCAAGCTAAC ATTGGTGGATTCAATGTCGCTAGACCAGCAATGAGAGAATCAACAGCATTGGGatcagctttattagctGCAAACGCATTAAAATTATTTGGATGGGATTTAAATAAGCCTGAAACTTTAGCTGATGTAAATACAGCAGGTGTACATAtatttgaacctgaattacctgaaaaagatagattaaaAGCATTAAAAGGATGGGAAAAAGCTGTAAATAGAGCTAGAAAATGGcatgaagaaggtgatgaagaagaagaagaggaaagatatgaagaagaaagaggtttaagTAGATTACCTTCAAGAGATCATTAA
- a CDS encoding centromere/microtubule-binding protein CBF5, with protein sequence MASLSNGQVTELQQSEDYAIKSEAVTPKLDTSQWPLLLKNYDKLLVRSSHFTPIPTGVSPLKRDLQTYIKSGVINLDKPSNPSSHEVVAWLKRILRVEKTGHSGTLDPKVTGCLIVCIDRATRLVKSQQGAGKEYVCVVRFHDKIEEGEKGVARALETLTGALFQRPPLISAVKRQLRVRTIYESKLIEFDNKRNMAVFWVSCEAGTYIRTLCVHLGLLLGVGAHMQELRRVRSGITGENDDIVSMHDVLDAQWLYDNTRDETYLRRVIRPLESLLTNFKRIVVKDSAVNAVCYGAKLMIPGLLRYESDIEVNEEVVLMTTKGEAIAIGIAMMSTVDLASCDHGVVAKIKRCIMNRDLYPRRWGLGPKAQEKKKMIKKGELDKYGKSIEGVTPQNWKKEYVDYNAQDQEEGGGLISTQPSITPTATATITPIEVDGEEKEKKRKRDDESVVAATPSKGDADKEKKKKKVKTEDGVEREETAEERAARKAAKKEKKEKKASA encoded by the exons atggCCTCTTTATCAAACGGTCAAGTTACCGAACTACAACAATCTGAAGATTACGCTATCAAGAGTGAAGCTGTTACACCAAAACTTG ATACTTCTCAATGGCCTCTTCTTTTGAAAAACTATGATAAACTCTTAGTTAGATCTTCTCATTTCACTCCTATTCCTACC GGTGTTTCACCACTCAAAAGAGATTTACAAACATACATTAAATCAGGTGTAATCAACTTAGATAAACCATCTAATCCATCATCACATGAAGTTGTAGCATGGTTGAAAAGAATCTTGAGAGTTGAAAAAACTGGACATTCAGGAACATTAGATCCAAAAGTTACAGGATGTTTAATTGTTTGTATTGATAGAGCAACAAGATTAGTTAAATCACAACAAGGTGCAGGAAAAGAATATGTTTGTGTTGTAAGATTTCatgataaaattgaagaaggtgaaaaaggtgttgCAAGAGCTTTAGAAACTTTAACTGGTGCATTATTTCAAAGACCTCCATTAATTTCTGCAGTAAAAAGACAATTAAGAGTTAGAACTATTTatgaatcaaaattaattgaatttgataataaaagaAATATGGCTGTATTTTGGGTTTCTTGTGAAGCTGGTACTTATATTAGAACTTTATGTGTacatttaggtttattattaggtgtaggtgctcATATGCAAGAATTAAGAAGAGTAAGATCAGGTATAActggtgaaaatgatgatatcgtttCAATGCATGATGTTTTAGACGCTCAATGGTTATATGATAACACAAGAGATG AAACCTACTTACGTCGAGTAATTAGACCATTAGAATCATTATTAACCAACTTCAAGAGAATTGTCGTCAAAGATTCAGCAGTTAATGCAGTATGTTACGGAGCAAAATTAATGATACCTGGTTTATTACGATATGAAAGTGATATTGAAGTTAATGAAGAAGTTGTCTTAATGACAACAAAAGGTGAAGCAATTGCTATTGGTATAGCAATGATGTCAACAGTAGATTTAGCTTCATGTGATCATGGTGTTGTAGCTAAAATTAAAAGATGTATAATGAATAGAGATTTATATCCAAGAAGATGGGGTTTAGGTCCAAAAGctcaagaaaagaaaaaaatgattaaaaaaggtgaattagataaatatggtaaatCTATTGAAGGTGTTACACCacaaaattggaaaaaggaATACGTAGATTATAATgctcaagatcaagaagaaggtggtggtttaaTTTCAACTCAACCTTCAATAACACCCACAGCCACAGCTACTATAACACCAATagaagttgatggtgaagaaaaagaaaagaaaagaaagagagatgaCGAATCTGTCGTAGCTGCTACTCCATCAAAAGGTGATGCTGATAAAGAAAAG aaaaagaagaaagtcaagactgaagatggtgtagaaagagaagaaacaGCTGAAGAGAGAGCAGCTAGAAAAGCAGCtaaaaaggagaagaaagagaagaaagccTCAGCATAA